The sequence below is a genomic window from Escherichia marmotae.
CGATCAGATGCTCCAGTAGCGCCCTTCCCAATCCCTGACGCTGATAGTCGGGATCGACAGCAATATTGAACAATGTAGCTTCATCCAGCACCACTTGCGTAATCGCAAACGCCGCCATTTTGCCGTTTTGCGTTAACTGAAAGTTGAGATAGCGTTCGCCCTGGTTGCTGGCAAAGGTTTTTTCGCTCCACGGAAAGGCGTGGGCGCGTTGTTCAATGTTAAAAGCCGCTGGTAAATC
It includes:
- the rimI gene encoding ribosomal protein S18-alanine N-acetyltransferase, with the protein product MNTISSLETTDLPAAFNIEQRAHAFPWSEKTFASNQGERYLNFQLTQNGKMAAFAITQVVLDEATLFNIAVDPDYQRQGLGRALLEHLIDELEKRGVATLWLEVRASNAAAIALYESLGFNEATIRRNYYPTTDGREDAIIMALPISM